In Campylobacter sp. VBCF_01 NA2, one DNA window encodes the following:
- a CDS encoding YggT family protein produces MLANSLIYGVLITLHYAIQAYILLVFVACVLSFIRPNPFNKFVQIIYKLTTPTFALVRRYIPTTLGGFDFAPLVILIGLSVIDNAIIYALQRSVF; encoded by the coding sequence ATGCTAGCAAATAGCCTAATTTACGGCGTTTTAATCACTCTGCACTACGCCATACAAGCCTACATTTTGCTTGTGTTTGTCGCCTGCGTGCTTAGCTTCATACGCCCAAATCCGTTTAACAAATTTGTCCAAATCATCTACAAGCTCACAACTCCGACTTTTGCGCTCGTGCGACGCTATATCCCAACCACTCTTGGCGGGTTTGATTTCGCCCCGCTTGTGATTTTAATCGGTCTTAGCGTGATTGATAATGCGATAATTTATGCCTTACAAAGGAGTGTTTTTTGA
- a CDS encoding Crp/Fnr family transcriptional regulator: MEILKFIPFFKGLDEAKIERLAQISSKKAFKKGEILFYEGDTSSHLIILLKGTIEIYKTAPSGKEIYIHEIRPMSFVAEAVNFENIPYPASARFASGGEVLKIDYEKFVEEFLSEPEICISIIKSISAKLRALEFAFENSVVLPSEAKISKFIIENFDIFTSSKHIKIAKILNITPETFSRTITKFKKSGALLVDKDGEISGFDREKLEKFI; the protein is encoded by the coding sequence ATGGAAATTTTGAAATTTATCCCTTTTTTTAAGGGGCTTGATGAGGCCAAAATCGAGCGATTAGCGCAGATTAGTAGCAAAAAGGCTTTTAAAAAGGGAGAAATTTTATTTTATGAGGGCGATACAAGCTCTCATTTAATCATCTTGCTTAAAGGCACAATCGAGATTTACAAAACAGCCCCTAGTGGCAAGGAAATCTATATCCACGAAATTCGCCCGATGTCTTTCGTGGCTGAGGCTGTAAATTTCGAAAATATCCCCTATCCAGCCAGCGCGCGCTTTGCTAGCGGTGGCGAGGTTTTAAAAATAGATTATGAAAAATTTGTCGAAGAGTTTTTGAGTGAGCCTGAGATTTGCATTAGCATTATAAAATCAATTTCGGCGAAGTTAAGGGCGCTAGAATTTGCGTTTGAAAACAGCGTCGTGCTACCTAGCGAGGCAAAAATATCAAAGTTTATCATCGAAAATTTTGATATTTTTACCAGCTCAAAACACATTAAAATCGCCAAAATTTTAAATATCACCCCCGAGACATTTTCTCGCACGATTACGAAATTTAAAAAATCTGGCGCGCTTTTGGTCGATAAAGATGGCGAAATTTCGGGCTTCGATAGAGAAAAATTAGAAAAATTTATCTGA
- a CDS encoding transglycosylase SLT domain-containing protein: MKILFKFSLAVALCANFAIAEVKSYNEIKNEPKSLAKDYYIYRLATETKYDKNELKALRKAGIYRYRGKIKKELDKILGAFKALPKPDKCAGVTSANILDANLTCQKARSYPAFVAKLSPKTRSALISKFENSGNLGAMSAINLLKGFNSGSPAQYFKDNGHAQNYFSYYQFKGDESLLNINASPAFITDMAQLSGFKSVLEDAVIKRKYPNLRQSMLGIDPQKVDKEIAFLLGVNALTYGDEAQALAYFGRAAATIESVHNSHNAKFWVYLLSKDENILHELAKSNYYSLYSLYAKEILGDKSLNIINPTPARDKISNYDIKNPFNWVRTKAKADKMGKAELLEFAKKFDTKESLGEWAYIMNKASGGRDNYYLTPFMEHIGTTDLHRQALILALGRQESRFIPSAVSTSYALGMMQFMPFVANDIAKKQISIEGWDQDMMFDPKIAYKFANIHIDTLETKLLSPVFIAYAYNGGLGFTSKLLKRADLFKRGKYEPFLSMELVTFAESRDYGKKVLANYVIYSHILNPNSKVSVREELDKLLIPSKSDKIR; encoded by the coding sequence TTGAAAATTTTATTTAAATTTAGCCTAGCGGTGGCACTTTGCGCAAATTTTGCCATAGCAGAGGTCAAAAGTTATAACGAAATAAAAAACGAACCAAAATCTCTGGCAAAAGATTATTATATTTATCGCCTAGCCACAGAAACCAAATACGATAAAAACGAGCTAAAAGCCCTTAGAAAGGCTGGAATTTACCGCTATCGTGGCAAGATAAAAAAGGAACTTGATAAAATTTTAGGCGCGTTTAAGGCTTTGCCAAAGCCAGATAAATGCGCAGGTGTAACGAGCGCGAATATACTAGATGCGAATTTAACCTGCCAAAAAGCAAGAAGCTATCCAGCGTTTGTGGCAAAGCTAAGCCCCAAAACTCGCTCGGCATTAATTAGCAAATTTGAAAATAGTGGAAATTTGGGCGCGATGAGTGCGATAAATTTGCTAAAAGGCTTCAATTCAGGCTCGCCGGCGCAGTATTTTAAAGATAACGGTCATGCGCAAAATTATTTTTCATATTATCAATTCAAGGGCGATGAGAGCTTGCTAAACATAAACGCAAGCCCCGCTTTTATCACAGATATGGCGCAACTCTCTGGCTTTAAAAGCGTGCTTGAAGATGCTGTAATCAAGCGCAAATATCCAAATTTGCGCCAATCTATGCTAGGAATTGATCCGCAAAAAGTGGATAAAGAAATCGCGTTTTTGCTCGGCGTAAATGCTCTAACTTATGGCGATGAGGCGCAGGCTTTGGCGTATTTTGGGCGCGCAGCAGCTACGATAGAGAGCGTGCATAACTCGCACAATGCGAAATTTTGGGTCTATTTGCTAAGCAAAGACGAAAATATCTTACACGAGCTTGCCAAAAGCAACTATTATAGCCTCTATTCGCTCTATGCAAAGGAAATTTTGGGTGATAAAAGCCTAAATATCATAAATCCAACCCCAGCGCGCGATAAAATTTCAAACTATGATATCAAAAACCCATTTAACTGGGTTCGCACCAAGGCCAAAGCCGATAAAATGGGCAAAGCAGAGCTTTTGGAGTTTGCGAAGAAATTTGACACCAAAGAGAGCCTTGGCGAGTGGGCGTATATAATGAATAAGGCTAGTGGCGGACGCGATAACTACTATCTAACGCCATTTATGGAGCATATCGGCACTACTGATTTGCACCGCCAAGCACTGATTTTAGCTCTTGGCCGCCAAGAATCACGCTTTATCCCAAGCGCCGTTTCGACATCGTATGCGCTTGGTATGATGCAGTTTATGCCATTTGTAGCGAACGATATCGCCAAAAAACAAATCAGTATCGAGGGCTGGGATCAAGATATGATGTTTGATCCAAAAATCGCCTATAAATTCGCCAATATCCATATCGACACACTCGAAACCAAGCTACTTAGCCCCGTTTTTATCGCATACGCATACAATGGCGGACTAGGATTTACGAGCAAACTTCTAAAACGAGCGGATTTGTTTAAGAGGGGAAAATACGAGCCGTTTTTGTCAATGGAGCTAGTAACATTTGCTGAGAGCAGGGATTATGGCAAGAAGGTTTTGGCAAATTATGTGATTTACTCGCATATTTTAAACCCAAATTCAAAGGTAAGCGTGCGTGAGGAGCTAGATAAGCTCTTAATCCCAAGCAAGAGTGATAAAATTCGCTAA
- the gltX gene encoding glutamate--tRNA ligase — MYRFAPSPTGDMHIGNLRAAIFNYIRSLQDKSGFILRIEDTDTARNIEGKDKDIMEILTLFGIKWQTLYYQSKNLKFHQEFAAKLLQEGKAFCCFCSEEELAEKKEKAKEKGVAYRYDGTCEHLSDAEVIDNPKPFTIRLKKPTRVLKFTDAIKGEISFEPENIDSFVIMRADKTPTYNFACATDDMLEGVTFVIRGEDHVSNTPKQNWIRECLGYTDEISYAHLPIILGPDGKKMSKRDDASSVKWMLDTGFLPEAIANYLVLLGNKTPCEVFSIEEAVEFFDIAKISKAPAKFDIDKLAFINREHIKRASAKRICELFGVDESKVELVKFYTQESSLIPEIKAKINAIFSQKEIPSEFSQNAEILRNEILNLAQIPAEFNELKTILMEKTALKGKAFFMPLRLLLTGAPHGPELNELYPLIKSSIKEILNASK; from the coding sequence ATGTATAGATTTGCGCCATCACCCACAGGCGATATGCACATTGGAAACTTACGCGCCGCGATTTTTAACTATATCCGCTCGCTTCAAGATAAAAGTGGATTTATTTTGCGTATCGAGGATACCGATACTGCCCGCAATATCGAGGGCAAAGACAAAGATATAATGGAAATTTTAACCCTTTTTGGTATCAAATGGCAAACGCTGTATTATCAAAGCAAAAATTTAAAATTTCACCAAGAATTCGCCGCTAAACTGCTCCAAGAAGGCAAGGCGTTTTGCTGCTTTTGTAGCGAAGAAGAACTAGCAGAGAAAAAAGAAAAAGCCAAAGAAAAGGGCGTAGCGTATCGCTACGACGGGACTTGCGAGCATTTAAGTGACGCTGAGGTCATAGACAATCCAAAGCCATTTACAATTAGACTTAAAAAACCAACCAGAGTTTTGAAATTCACAGACGCTATCAAAGGCGAGATTAGCTTCGAGCCCGAAAATATCGATAGTTTCGTCATCATGCGCGCAGATAAGACCCCGACATACAACTTCGCTTGCGCCACTGATGATATGCTAGAAGGCGTTACCTTCGTAATCAGGGGCGAGGATCATGTCAGCAACACCCCGAAACAAAACTGGATTAGGGAGTGTTTGGGATATACAGACGAGATTTCGTATGCGCATTTGCCGATTATTTTGGGGCCTGATGGCAAGAAAATGTCCAAACGCGACGACGCAAGTAGCGTAAAATGGATGCTAGATACTGGATTTTTGCCTGAGGCGATTGCGAATTATTTGGTTTTGCTTGGAAATAAAACCCCGTGCGAGGTATTTAGTATCGAAGAAGCGGTGGAGTTTTTCGATATCGCTAAAATTTCAAAGGCTCCGGCGAAATTTGACATAGACAAGCTCGCATTTATCAACCGCGAACATATCAAAAGAGCGAGTGCTAAGCGCATTTGCGAGCTTTTTGGCGTAGATGAGAGCAAGGTAGAGTTAGTGAAATTTTACACCCAAGAATCCAGCCTAATTCCAGAAATCAAAGCGAAAATAAACGCAATTTTTAGCCAAAAAGAAATTCCAAGCGAATTTAGCCAAAACGCTGAAATTTTGCGAAATGAAATTTTAAATTTAGCCCAAATTCCAGCCGAATTTAACGAGTTAAAAACAATCCTTATGGAAAAAACCGCTCTCAAAGGCAAGGCATTTTTTATGCCACTTAGATTGCTTCTTACAGGCGCGCCTCACGGACCAGAGCTAAATGAACTTTACCCGCTCATAAAATCATCAATCAAGGAAATCCTAAATGCTAGCAAATAG
- the mobB gene encoding molybdopterin-guanine dinucleotide biosynthesis protein B — protein MKRLAIAFSGPSNTGKTTLICKVAQIFIEQNLKVAIVKHDPKDKAKFDTEGKDSAKFSEVGADVAVVSPTRTTYFLKQMRNLDEIIAGFGDFDILIVEGLKTLPLPRISLFRDKIDEAYLPFSQAIATNLPRAQMDKACPVNFDINDAQSIAKWILDNAKKV, from the coding sequence ATGAAAAGACTAGCCATTGCGTTTTCAGGTCCGTCAAACACCGGCAAAACGACGCTAATTTGCAAGGTAGCGCAAATTTTTATCGAGCAAAATTTAAAGGTCGCTATCGTCAAACACGACCCCAAAGACAAGGCCAAATTTGACACTGAGGGCAAAGATAGCGCAAAATTTAGCGAAGTTGGCGCAGATGTGGCGGTTGTAAGCCCTACGCGCACGACATATTTTTTGAAACAAATGCGAAATTTAGACGAGATTATCGCTGGTTTTGGTGATTTTGATATTTTGATTGTGGAGGGTCTAAAAACACTGCCCCTGCCACGAATCAGCCTATTTAGGGACAAAATCGACGAGGCATATTTGCCGTTTTCGCAAGCCATTGCAACAAATCTGCCAAGAGCGCAAATGGATAAAGCTTGCCCCGTAAATTTCGACATAAACGACGCGCAAAGTATCGCAAAATGGATACTTGATAATGCTAAAAAAGTTTAA
- the mscL gene encoding large-conductance mechanosensitive channel protein MscL codes for MSFIQEFKEFAMKGNVIDMAVGVVIGGAFGKIVTSLVGDVIMPIVGVITGGMNFTDLKIVLKEAVGETPAVTINYGSFIQTAVDFIIIAFCIFCAIKAINKLKKEKPAEPEAPAEPSEDIKLLSEIRDLLKK; via the coding sequence ATGAGCTTTATTCAAGAATTCAAAGAATTCGCAATGAAAGGCAATGTCATCGATATGGCAGTGGGTGTGGTCATCGGTGGAGCCTTTGGCAAGATCGTAACTTCACTAGTAGGTGATGTCATTATGCCAATCGTCGGAGTTATCACAGGTGGTATGAATTTTACCGATTTAAAAATCGTTTTAAAAGAGGCTGTGGGCGAAACACCAGCCGTGACGATAAATTACGGCTCATTTATCCAAACAGCGGTTGATTTTATCATTATCGCATTTTGTATTTTTTGCGCGATTAAGGCGATCAACAAGCTTAAAAAAGAAAAACCAGCCGAGCCTGAGGCGCCAGCTGAGCCTAGCGAAGATATCAAACTTCTAAGCGAAATCAGGGATTTACTAAAAAAATAA
- the ypfJ gene encoding KPN_02809 family neutral zinc metallopeptidase: MKWRGGNKSSNIDDMRASSGGGGGGVNLALLIPVVKFLVKTKFGRIVLALGVVAAFMGYNPLNLLNFTSAGGGAAASKFENNEAAQEAKDFVSTVLRQTEDVWGAIFAKYGAKYSEPRLLLFHGATRSGCGYASSQVGPFYCPADTRIYLDTDFFSDLAKKHHAAGDFAQGYVIAHEVGHHVQNLLGILSNADKLKARTNEAGANAIQVRVELQADCLAGIWGHHQYKILEDGDLEEALNAATMIGDDTLQKKARGYVVPDSFTHGSGAQRKEWFYKGFKSGSLEACKSGLES; the protein is encoded by the coding sequence ATGAAATGGCGTGGTGGAAATAAAAGCTCAAATATCGACGATATGAGGGCTAGTAGCGGTGGTGGCGGAGGCGGAGTAAATCTCGCGCTTTTGATTCCTGTGGTGAAATTTTTAGTAAAAACGAAATTTGGCAGAATCGTCCTAGCCCTTGGTGTGGTAGCGGCGTTTATGGGTTATAATCCGCTAAATTTGCTAAATTTCACCTCTGCTGGCGGTGGAGCTGCGGCTAGTAAATTTGAAAACAACGAAGCAGCGCAGGAAGCCAAGGATTTCGTCTCTACCGTTTTGCGCCAAACCGAAGATGTTTGGGGCGCGATTTTTGCGAAATACGGCGCGAAATACTCTGAGCCAAGACTGCTTTTATTCCACGGCGCGACAAGAAGCGGGTGCGGGTATGCTAGCTCGCAAGTTGGACCATTTTACTGCCCGGCTGATACTAGGATTTATTTGGATACGGATTTTTTCTCTGATTTGGCGAAAAAACACCACGCAGCGGGGGATTTTGCGCAAGGCTATGTCATCGCGCACGAAGTGGGACACCATGTGCAAAACCTGCTAGGAATTTTATCTAACGCCGATAAATTAAAGGCCAGAACAAACGAAGCTGGGGCAAACGCGATTCAGGTTAGAGTGGAGCTTCAAGCCGATTGTTTGGCGGGTATTTGGGGACATCATCAATACAAAATTTTAGAAGATGGCGACTTGGAAGAGGCGCTAAATGCCGCCACGATGATAGGCGATGATACCTTGCAAAAAAAGGCTCGTGGGTATGTGGTGCCGGATTCTTTCACGCACGGAAGTGGCGCACAAAGAAAAGAGTGGTTTTATAAAGGCTTTAAAAGCGGTTCGCTAGAAGCGTGCAAAAGCGGATTGGAAAGTTAG